In Anopheles arabiensis isolate DONGOLA chromosome 2, AaraD3, whole genome shotgun sequence, the genomic window ATACATCTACACGCGCTGTCAATATTCTGTTCGACGCCAAGGTGTAATAAGCAAAGCTATgactgccgttgttgtttcgcaCAGTTTGTTGGGGTTCGGAGTTTGATTTGCAACAAATATACTgattattgttaaaaaaatatttatcagCATTAATTTTGACGAAAAAGACCTGTAAAATTTTCAATAACGTTTTCCATCAATTTTCTGAGgtgtaaaaatgaaaattatctCCAAAGAAAATGTTCAATGTGGATACAATCTGTCGACAATCTGCTTTTCTCaatacatttttacaaaatcaATGCATATTTATCGATACACTCTTCATAtgattagtaaaaaaaaatcgttttcaaATAAATGCACATGCACTTTCCTATGCGCCGAGAACTGTTATACTGGCTGCGTTGCGCGTAGTTGTGTGAATCGTATGCACACATAGAAGGCAATTGGATCGAAGTGACAActttcacaacaaaacaaatgggTGAGCGTAAACTTTGCCAGGGTACAGGATAGGCACCATCGAGTAAATTAGTTAAGTTGTATCGAAAGTGGAAAAGAACAACGATCGCTCACCATGGGCAGTTTAATGGAGGCATGCTGCACTGGTTTTATATGCAGGCTGTGTTCAAAGATGAATCGCACCGTAATTTTCATCTACGGTGCTGATGGCCTCGAACACAACTTGCTGGAGAAAATCAACAACTATCTCCCAATACAGGTGCGGGAACCAACAGAGGGCCAACATTTTCCTGATAAAAATGGCAACTAtagcgtgtatgtgttttcAGATCAATGAAGAGGACGAGCTGCCCAAAACTATCTGCGACGCTTGTATGGACAAAATTCTGCTCCACCATCGGCTGATCGAGCAGATACAGTCGGCGCAGAAACGGTTCGTGAAGCTGCGGGGCGAAGAGCAGGCCCGGAACGCAACGGCTGCCGAGTCGGCCGCAAGCTCGCGGACGTTATCCGCTGAATCCACAGCAAGCTCCCGCACCATGTCGGTCGATTCCACGGATGCCGTGGAAGAACCAGCCGAACGAATACAGCAGAGCAATGAAACGAACAACGAAACAGTCGATAACAGTGCGCCCGCCGAGGCGTCGAATGAGCGAGGAGCGCAGGAGGAGCCCCAGGTGAACGACAGCACCAGCCAAGATTCGTCAAGCCAAGAggcaacgagcagcagcagtaccgcgAACGAGACAGTCGGTGAATCGAGTACAAACCGAGAACCGAACGAACCGGGCTCATCGACCGCCAAAACACCGAATCGATTGAAACGCAAGCAGCCAAATCCGTCCCATTCGTCCAAGGTGGCCCGAAAACGGTTAGGATAGGTAGCTTCAATTTGCGCCCTTTGTTGCTGCCCTACTCCCTTGCTGGGCCAAACGGGACGACTAGGGGGCTGGGTGGTTGGCAATGtttaacaaaatttaaatctcGTACGGCGATTAGCTGCAGGCATGACTGTTAAATGTTGCCAATAGCAGAATTGGTACGCTAAATAAGAGAAGCATCCTTTCGTTCTTTTCAACTCGTCAATAAATGTATCGTTTTAAGTCTAGTAATACAATGTCCTCCATAACTCTAACCATAGTGTGCACGCTacattctgttttgttttgtgaataAATTAGCTGATTCGATTAAtatttcgttgttgtttattCCTTCATTTATTGGCTGCTTTTGCTACTCCGCACTCACAATCAATTATTTACACGACGGTGTGACGACGACACCATCACAGCATTGTACGTTGACGAGTTTTCATGTTTGGCTTCTGTAACTCTCGCGGAACACAACGATCGGCATCGGCACCAACAGCCGGAGCAGCCGCTTCATTCGACTGAAATTCGACAGCGGCCAGAAAGCAAGGAATGGCATGGCCAATTTTGCCGAATGGTTCATCGCCCTGTTTAAACTGCTTTCCTTAGGGAAGTGGAACAAGGAACGAAAGCAATCTATCTTACTGGTTGCTGGTTCTCTTAGATGTAACACCGTAATTGAATTGTGCTTTACGAAATCTGATATTCAAATGATAGTAACCAATCGCTTAGAAATCCCTTATTTACAAACATTGacacagagagaaaggaaaTCGGGACCCGAAGGAACAATGCAACTGAGCAAACCAAACGGCCGGTACGTGAGTAAGTACAGGTAAAATGCAATTAACGATGCTCTACCTAACAATTGATTGTGAGCGGACTTTTTATGCTTCTTTATCGCACATTATATCATATCTATGCATTTGCTTGCTTTGCATGTTTTACATGCTTGTTGTTTACAACCTGCAGGACGTCTGCTTGATCGAGCCCGTCGAGGGACGTTGCGTCATGCTTGTTAAActattataaattaaaaataaattgttatAAGCGATATAAAAGAGATACGCGTCTGTGGTACGCTAGCTAGAACCAATGTCTTTGCACCGTCTTACACCGAAAGCGTGTCTCTATCCTTCCCTGTCGATGCCGTTCGAGGGTCTAGTGTTGACTTTGAGAAGGTAATTTAAGCTACGTGTGACTATGCCTTGCCGGCGTTGGTCTGTGTGTTCCTCTTCGGCTCCGTCTGCTGAGCTGTCCCTATAAAAAACTTCATTATCGATAATCTCCAACGCATTGGATATGACACCTCTATTACCACTGGCCGCGTTGGGTGCATCCTTCCGTTCGGGTGTGGCAGGGATGTACAGGGGCTGCTCgtgcttgtttttcttcgtcGTGAACGGTAGCTCGTCCAGTATTTTGGGTTTCCAAGATGATTTCGATTCTGCAATGGATGAATATGATTAATTGTCAATTGCCCGCTGGAAAAGCACATTTCGGCGAGCCGTTTACCCAGGTCCGCAGTGACTCGCGCCACTTCACGCAGCTGTGTATCCAATCGTTGGATTTGGAAGTTCAGATCGTTAATAGTGGCCTGCAGCTCTAGCTTTTCCTGCAGTGCCATCTCCTCCTTCATCGCTTCTTTTCGTGCTTGCCTGCAAGTGTAACAAGTTGTAGCCGAGATGCTCCTACTTCCATCTGCCTGCTCTCACCCTTACCTTTGATACTCCAACAGAAGTAAACCGGCACCGATGGTAAAGATAACGATTTCGCCCAGCAAGTTCGCGCCCAGATCGATGGCCATCGCTTCGTTCAGCACGGGCACTGTGGTGGGCTTGCCGAGATTGAGTGCCCACATTTTGGTCTTCACCTCCATCCAGTTGTAAAACTGTGCCGGCGGCATGCAAACGTACTTCCGAAAGAAGGGACTGTTTTTGGCCCGCTCCTTGAGCAGATTGGCGATCGGTTTGGAGATCTGTTTCATGGCCAGCACGCCAAGCTTGGCGGCCGGAAACGCTCCCACAACCATGATGGCGCTTGGCGAACTCGAAGGATTTGCTAACAGTACACGATTATTCTCGAGCTGTGCGAGGAACAACCCGATAAGCGAGCGGCTAGTAAATAGTTTTACGCAATATCACCTGAGCCTGGGGCCAAGCTGACTTCTGCCAAAAGTAGCGGAGCTATCAATAATGCTGTCAAACTGAAGGGCCAAGGTTTGTAAATGAAGGTGTTTTCGATTAGCTGAATGGTTGTTATTTCCATTTAATTCCAATTTTCTGGTGTTATTATTCAAAAATTTGATTCTTAGTGAATAGAAAAACCATTTGCGATTTATTGTGCTGCTATACAGTATTATACAAAGTCGTTCAGATGAAATTTGTCCAAACCACGCACACCATTGCAACTGCAACTGACGCTCGTTGGATGACAGCAAGGGAAAACagtttttattgtgttttttgccgCTCTCGTTGCTCCACAATGTAACTCGAAAAGATCGATGGTTTTGTGTAATATGTGAAGAAAAGTTAGCCTCTGGCGGTCAAATCATTCAAGCAAACAATGGGGAACAACGGTAATCTGTCCAAGGCGGAGCTGTTCATACAGAACCTCAACGCCAACAATGCCAAGAAGCTGGCCTTTGCCATGGTGCTCGGGTTCGTAGTGTATCACGCCTTTCTGCATCTGCGTTACGGTAAGCGACGATTGTGTGCGGAAACAATTTGCCCCGAAGCGTAGCTTAAATGAAATGACTTCCCTCGTAGGTTCTGACTCGTGCAAATGGCTGCTCAGTGCTGGGCGGTTCAAGGGAGACAAGGAATGGCAGCCGTACGGATGCATGCTGCACAAGTACACAGAAACGTAAGTGACTCACGGCATTCCTTTGCAGTGTTCCGCCCACTAATCTATTTTGTGAACAAATGTAGGGACACCCGCAAATGTCTACGCTATCTTGCCTTCTGGGGCAATCAGAACCATTTCGTGCTCATCGGGGACGAACGGCTTCGGTCACTTTCGCTGGAGTTTATCGACTACCTCCGATCGAGCGAAACggaaaacaactccaaacatAGCTCCACGAAAAACACGGAAGATCTGCTATTTACCGACTACAAGCTGCGGCTCCGGGTGGAGTACATCTACGCGAACGAGGTTTCGAAAAGCTTGATTGACGAGTTCATCAAATGGGAGCACGAGGAAGACCCGCCCAGTCTGATCATCGCCAGCTGCACCTATCCCAGCTTTCAGCGCGGCAACGTGACGGAAGAGATACAGAAGGCGTACGAAAAGAATCTGACGCGCTTAGTTACGCCGATCGATCGGCTGTATGGGAAGAAGACGAAAATTATCTGGAAACTCCAGGACCCGGTCGATCAGGAAAGCTCCACCGAGGAGTGGAAAAACGTGCGCAATGAGGATGTCGATCGGATTAACCAGGCGGCGAGCAGTATTCTGCGCTATTCGGAGGCGAAGATCTGGTCCTCCTCGAACATGATCGCATCCGGGCTGGTGGACGAGTTTGCCGACGGGCAGCAGCTGAGCTCGCTGACACTGAAGCACGATGTGCAGATTTTGCTCAACATGTACTGTAACGATTACATGAACTACAACGACGGAACGTGCTGTAGTAGTGCCGAACCGTACACAATCATACAGGTCACGACCTATGCCTTCTTGGCTGTGTGGTGAGTATTGTGACCCGGCGGTTCAATCAAGCAGACAGGTTAATAATGGTCAATCATTGGTTTACAGTGCCAGCATTGCGACCGCCATGTACGTACGCAAGTGGATTGTTAAGTGGCGCGGCGGACACGCCTACATGCCGCTGAACCAACCCGTCGAAACGCAGTCCCCGGTAGCGGCGCTAGCGTCGCTGGCAATCATCATGACGTACTTTTACCTCTGCGATCGGACCAACTTTTTCAT contains:
- the LOC120897832 gene encoding suppressor protein SRP40-like, with the protein product MGSLMEACCTGFICRLCSKMNRTVIFIYGADGLEHNLLEKINNYLPIQINEEDELPKTICDACMDKILLHHRLIEQIQSAQKRFVKLRGEEQARNATAAESAASSRTLSAESTASSRTMSVDSTDAVEEPAERIQQSNETNNETVDNSAPAEASNERGAQEEPQVNDSTSQDSSSQEATSSSSTANETVGESSTNREPNEPGSSTAKTPNRLKRKQPNPSHSSKVARKRLG
- the LOC120897831 gene encoding putative OPA3-like protein CG13603 isoform X1 yields the protein MVVGAFPAAKLGVLAMKQISKPIANLLKERAKNSPFFRKYVCMPPAQFYNWMEVKTKMWALNLGKPTTVPVLNEAMAIDLGANLLGEIVIFTIGAGLLLLEYQRQARKEAMKEEMALQEKLELQATINDLNFQIQRLDTQLREVARVTADLESKSSWKPKILDELPFTTKKNKHEQPLYIPATPERKDAPNAASGNRGVISNALEIIDNEVFYRDSSADGAEEEHTDQRRQGIVTRSLNYLLKVNTRPSNGIDREG
- the LOC120897831 gene encoding putative OPA3-like protein CG13603 isoform X2 — protein: MVVGAFPAAKLGVLAMKQISKPIANLLKERAKNSPFFRKYVCMPPAQFYNWMEVKTKMWALNLGKPTTVPVLNEAMAIDLGANLLGEIVIFTIGAGLLLLEYQRQARKEAMKEEMALQEKLELQATINDLNFQIQRLDTQLREVARVTADLESKSSWKPKILDELPFTTKKNKHEQPLYIPATPERKDAPNAASGTAQQTEPKRNTQTNAGKA